The following are encoded in a window of Nocardioides houyundeii genomic DNA:
- a CDS encoding NAD(P)H-hydrate dehydratase, which yields MSRPDPVVVTPAVLRDWPLPAPGDSKQSRGQVLVAGGSAATPGAVLLAGTAALRAGAGKLVLATVADTCPALGVAVPEAAVRALPQTGAGEIAVSGAESLGEWAQAADALLLGSGCGDPDLATELIEALVPDLDLPVTIDALGSAYLTHHPEGLHRLEGRVVATLNPTEMAHVAGCEVDEVEEDPWAAATAVARRSRVVVLFGGERKHVVAPDGRAWLIEGGGPGLGVSGSGDVQAGIVTGLLARGADPAQAAVWGAYLHARTGERLAATVGQVGYLAGELLGEVPRVLSELG from the coding sequence ATGAGCAGGCCTGACCCGGTCGTCGTCACGCCGGCGGTGCTGCGGGACTGGCCCCTGCCGGCGCCCGGTGACAGCAAGCAATCTCGCGGACAGGTCCTGGTGGCCGGCGGCAGCGCGGCCACTCCCGGGGCGGTGCTGCTGGCCGGCACCGCGGCGCTGCGGGCGGGCGCGGGCAAGCTGGTGCTGGCCACCGTCGCCGACACCTGCCCGGCCCTGGGCGTCGCCGTCCCCGAGGCGGCGGTGCGGGCCCTGCCGCAGACCGGGGCGGGGGAGATCGCGGTCTCCGGAGCCGAGTCCCTGGGGGAGTGGGCACAGGCCGCGGACGCGCTGCTCCTGGGCAGCGGGTGCGGCGATCCCGACCTCGCCACCGAGCTGATCGAGGCACTCGTGCCGGACCTGGACCTGCCGGTCACCATCGACGCCCTGGGGTCGGCGTACCTGACGCACCACCCCGAGGGGCTGCACCGCCTCGAAGGCCGCGTGGTGGCCACGCTCAACCCCACCGAGATGGCCCACGTCGCCGGCTGCGAGGTCGACGAGGTCGAGGAGGACCCGTGGGCCGCGGCGACGGCGGTGGCCCGCCGGTCCCGGGTCGTGGTCCTGTTCGGCGGGGAGCGCAAGCACGTGGTCGCTCCGGACGGCCGCGCCTGGCTGATCGAGGGAGGCGGGCCGGGCCTGGGCGTCTCCGGCTCCGGCGACGTGCAGGCCGGGATCGTCACCGGGCTGCTGGCCAGGGGAGCCGACCCCGCGCAGGCCGCAGTGTGGGGCGCCTACCTGCACGCCCGCACCGGCGAGCGGCTCGCTGCCACGGTGGGACAGGTGGGCTACCTGGCGGGAGAGCTGCTGGGCGAAGTGCCTCGAGTGCTCTCCGAGCTGGGCTGA
- a CDS encoding uracil-xanthine permease family protein, with amino-acid sequence MSWTLHGDGRTASPEAIVRPEERLSWPRTIGFGGQHVVAMFGATFLVPLITGFPPTTTLFFSGVGTMLFLLLTRNRVPSYLGSSFAFIAPIQASMGDHGMGAALFGIMVTGALLAAVGLLVTVVGSAWIDALMPPVVTGAIVALIGFNLGGAATANFQDDPLLAVVTLLTIVVVSVAFRGLAARLSILIGVAVGYATALLTGELELDPVREAAWFGWPDFASPDVTWSVVPMFLPVVLVLIAENVGHVRSVAHLVGDESINDRTGAALLADGLATTLAGAGGGSATTTYGENIGVMTATRVFSTAAYWVAGVVAVALSLSPKFGAVLNTVPAGVLGGVTVALYGLIGLIGVKIWIDNQVDFSLPSNQYPAAVALIFGIGDLTLNAGNMTFTGIALGTIAAVVLHHGMRAIERARRTAPAQRPARKR; translated from the coding sequence GTGTCCTGGACCCTGCACGGCGACGGGCGTACCGCCTCCCCCGAGGCGATCGTCCGCCCCGAGGAACGCCTCTCCTGGCCCCGCACCATCGGGTTCGGTGGCCAGCACGTGGTGGCGATGTTCGGCGCCACCTTCCTGGTGCCGCTGATCACCGGCTTCCCGCCCACCACCACCCTGTTCTTCTCCGGCGTGGGCACCATGCTGTTCCTGCTGCTCACCCGCAACCGGGTGCCCAGCTATCTCGGCTCCTCCTTCGCCTTCATCGCCCCGATCCAGGCGTCCATGGGTGATCACGGCATGGGGGCGGCACTGTTCGGCATCATGGTCACCGGCGCCCTGCTGGCTGCCGTGGGCTTGCTGGTCACCGTCGTCGGCAGCGCCTGGATCGACGCGTTGATGCCCCCGGTGGTGACGGGGGCGATCGTGGCCCTGATCGGGTTCAACCTCGGCGGTGCGGCCACCGCCAACTTCCAGGACGACCCCCTGCTGGCCGTCGTCACCCTGCTGACCATCGTGGTGGTCTCCGTGGCGTTCCGTGGCCTGGCGGCCCGGCTGTCGATCCTGATCGGCGTCGCGGTGGGCTACGCCACGGCGCTGCTGACCGGAGAGCTGGAGCTGGATCCCGTGCGCGAGGCCGCGTGGTTCGGGTGGCCGGACTTCGCCAGCCCGGACGTCACCTGGTCGGTGGTCCCGATGTTCCTGCCCGTGGTGCTGGTGCTGATCGCCGAGAACGTCGGCCACGTGCGCAGCGTCGCCCACCTGGTCGGCGACGAGTCGATCAACGACCGGACCGGGGCGGCCCTGCTGGCCGACGGCCTGGCGACCACGCTGGCCGGCGCGGGCGGCGGCTCCGCCACCACGACGTACGGCGAGAACATCGGGGTGATGACCGCGACCCGGGTCTTCTCCACCGCGGCCTACTGGGTGGCGGGTGTGGTCGCGGTGGCGCTCAGCCTCTCGCCCAAGTTCGGCGCGGTGCTCAACACCGTCCCCGCCGGCGTCCTCGGCGGTGTCACGGTGGCGCTCTACGGGCTCATCGGCCTGATCGGCGTGAAGATCTGGATCGACAACCAGGTCGACTTCTCCCTGCCCTCCAACCAGTACCCGGCAGCGGTGGCGCTCATCTTCGGCATCGGCGACCTCACCCTGAACGCCGGGAACATGACCTTCACCGGCATCGCGCTCGGCACCATCGCCGCGGTGGTGCTGCACCACGGCATGCGGGCGATCGAGCGGGCCCGCAGGACCGCGCCCGCTCAGCGCCCCGCGCGCAAGCGGTAG
- a CDS encoding enoyl-CoA hydratase-related protein: MSALITAKLTPAAAVEAMTTGRRYGGAEAMAAGLVDGVSGLEELRGTAAARVRDLAGKDRATLGAIKATMYAGVVEILRTPQA; the protein is encoded by the coding sequence ATGTCCGCCCTGATCACCGCCAAGCTCACGCCGGCGGCCGCGGTGGAGGCGATGACCACGGGCCGTCGGTACGGCGGCGCCGAGGCGATGGCAGCCGGTCTGGTGGACGGGGTCAGCGGCCTCGAGGAGCTCCGCGGCACCGCGGCCGCCCGGGTCCGGGACCTGGCAGGCAAGGATCGTGCCACCCTCGGCGCCATCAAGGCCACCATGTACGCCGGTGTCGTGGAGATCCTGAGGACCCCCCAGGCCTGA
- a CDS encoding enoyl-CoA hydratase-related protein translates to MPTLTKDSTVWTLDLGSDENRFHPEWLEQTDALLDEIADSTEPAVLVTAGSGKFFSNGLDLEWLGANGDRLGWYVDRIHALFAKVLTLPVPTVAAVNGHAFGGGAMLAMAHDFRVMREDRGFFCFPRSTSTSRSPPGCPP, encoded by the coding sequence ATGCCCACGCTCACCAAGGACAGCACCGTCTGGACGCTCGACCTCGGCTCGGACGAGAACCGCTTCCACCCGGAGTGGCTGGAGCAGACCGACGCCCTGCTGGACGAGATCGCCGACTCCACGGAGCCGGCCGTGCTGGTCACCGCGGGCAGCGGGAAGTTCTTCTCCAACGGTCTCGACCTGGAGTGGCTGGGCGCCAACGGCGACCGCCTCGGCTGGTACGTCGACCGCATCCACGCGCTGTTCGCCAAGGTGCTCACCCTGCCGGTCCCGACGGTCGCCGCGGTCAACGGCCACGCCTTCGGCGGCGGCGCGATGCTCGCCATGGCCCACGACTTCCGGGTGATGCGCGAGGACCGCGGGTTCTTCTGCTTCCCGAGGTCGACATCCACATCCCGTTCACCACCGGGATGTCCGCCCTGA
- the rlmC gene encoding 23S rRNA (uracil(747)-C(5))-methyltransferase RlmC, which produces MDCAHYDAHRCRSCTLLEVPRADQLAAKTRQVQALLPDPDLEWQPPVVGPGERFRNKAKMVVGGTADAPTLGILDAAGSGIDLRDCPLHSAGLQAALPLLAAFISTAAIAPYDVTARRGELKHLLVTESEAGELMVRFVLRSQEPVTRISKHLPGLLAALPRLRVVSVNLQPEHKAVLEGEREIVLHGSTLAMRVNDLTLHLRPQSFFQTNTEVAASLYRQAAAWVAELLPVGETAPAQVWDLYCGVGGFALHLARPGLAVTGVEVSAEAVASARTSARELGAPAEFVAADATAWALAQDRSPDLVVVNPPRRGIGPVLAGWLEDSGVRHVLYSSCNAESLARDLAAMPSLRPRRAVLLDMFPQTRHYEVLVLAERTD; this is translated from the coding sequence ATGGACTGCGCCCACTACGACGCCCACCGGTGTCGCTCCTGCACGTTGCTGGAGGTTCCCCGAGCCGACCAGCTCGCCGCGAAGACACGGCAGGTGCAGGCCCTGCTCCCCGATCCCGACCTCGAGTGGCAGCCGCCGGTGGTGGGCCCGGGCGAGAGGTTCCGCAACAAGGCCAAGATGGTCGTGGGCGGCACCGCCGACGCGCCGACCCTGGGCATCCTGGACGCCGCCGGCTCCGGGATCGACCTGCGTGACTGTCCTCTGCACTCCGCCGGTCTGCAGGCTGCGCTCCCGCTGCTGGCGGCGTTCATCAGCACCGCCGCGATCGCGCCGTACGACGTGACCGCGCGGCGCGGCGAGCTCAAGCACCTGCTGGTCACCGAGTCAGAGGCGGGCGAGCTCATGGTCCGGTTCGTGCTGCGCTCCCAGGAGCCGGTGACCCGGATCAGCAAGCACCTGCCGGGGCTGCTGGCCGCCCTCCCCCGGCTGCGTGTGGTCTCGGTCAACCTTCAGCCCGAGCACAAGGCCGTCCTGGAGGGCGAGCGCGAGATCGTGCTGCACGGCTCCACGCTGGCGATGCGGGTCAACGACCTGACGTTGCACCTTCGCCCGCAGAGCTTCTTCCAGACCAACACCGAGGTCGCCGCCAGCCTCTACCGGCAGGCGGCGGCCTGGGTCGCCGAGCTCCTTCCCGTCGGGGAGACCGCGCCCGCCCAGGTGTGGGACCTGTACTGCGGGGTCGGCGGCTTCGCGCTGCACCTGGCCCGCCCGGGGCTCGCGGTGACCGGGGTCGAGGTCAGCGCCGAGGCCGTGGCGAGCGCGCGCACCAGCGCGCGGGAGCTGGGCGCTCCGGCCGAGTTCGTCGCTGCCGACGCCACCGCCTGGGCCCTGGCCCAGGACCGGTCGCCGGACCTGGTGGTGGTGAACCCGCCGCGCCGGGGCATCGGGCCGGTCCTCGCCGGGTGGCTGGAGGACTCCGGGGTCCGGCACGTCCTCTACTCCAGCTGCAACGCGGAGTCCCTGGCGCGGGACCTGGCGGCGATGCCGTCGTTGCGCCCGCGCCGGGCCGTGCTGCTGGACATGTTTCCCCAGACCCGCCACTACGAGGTGCTGGTGCTGGCCGAACGCACCGACTGA
- a CDS encoding MFS transporter, whose translation MSPLASYRRLLDLVGPAYVLVAFIGRLPTSMSQLGTLVLISSTTGSYASGGLAAGALAIANAVGSPLAGALSDRHGQRPVVLVQSLLGALALGVLVIAAHADCSTPVLVLCAAVAGSLLPQVGPLSRVRWRPLVADSGVHHRRLLDTAFSYEGAADEASFVLGPALVGTGVALISPEAAMLMASALLVVFGCAFALHPTAPGAVPRPAPGTVVARVVTPFFVVLLLALMCVGMLFGATQTGTTVMADAAGEPGLAGLIHAVLGIGSVIAGLGTALLPESFGHARRMLVCAVALLVMSLPLLAVDSLTGLVLVVLALGFGVAPYLISVFTLGERALPQSRASLGLSLLASAVGLGYALGAGAAGRLADAHGHTAAFTVTVGAMVLAVVLALVVRARDRSGPQAAAGSAAEPAHPLLDVV comes from the coding sequence GTGTCACCCCTCGCTTCATACCGGCGGCTGCTCGACCTCGTCGGCCCGGCCTACGTCCTGGTCGCCTTCATCGGCCGTCTGCCCACCTCCATGAGCCAGCTCGGCACCCTGGTGCTGATCTCCTCGACGACCGGGAGCTATGCCAGCGGCGGTCTGGCCGCCGGGGCCCTGGCGATCGCGAACGCTGTCGGCTCCCCGCTGGCCGGCGCCCTGTCGGACCGCCACGGGCAACGGCCCGTCGTCCTCGTCCAGTCCCTGCTCGGCGCCCTCGCCCTGGGCGTGCTGGTCATCGCCGCGCACGCCGACTGCTCGACCCCGGTGCTGGTGCTGTGCGCTGCGGTCGCCGGGTCGCTGCTCCCTCAGGTCGGTCCGCTCTCCCGGGTGCGCTGGCGCCCGCTGGTCGCCGACTCCGGTGTGCACCACCGTCGTCTGCTGGACACCGCGTTCTCCTACGAAGGGGCAGCCGACGAGGCCTCGTTCGTGCTCGGTCCGGCGCTGGTCGGGACCGGGGTGGCGCTGATCTCGCCGGAGGCGGCGATGCTGATGGCCTCGGCGCTGCTGGTCGTCTTCGGATGCGCTTTCGCGCTGCACCCCACCGCCCCCGGTGCCGTGCCGCGGCCCGCGCCGGGGACGGTGGTGGCCCGGGTGGTCACCCCGTTCTTCGTCGTCCTGCTGCTGGCCCTGATGTGTGTGGGGATGCTGTTCGGTGCCACCCAGACCGGCACCACGGTGATGGCCGACGCGGCGGGGGAGCCGGGGCTGGCGGGGCTGATCCACGCGGTGCTCGGGATCGGCAGCGTGATCGCCGGGCTCGGCACCGCGCTGCTCCCGGAGTCCTTCGGCCACGCCCGCCGGATGCTCGTCTGCGCGGTGGCGCTGCTGGTGATGTCGCTGCCGCTGCTCGCGGTGGACAGCCTGACCGGCCTGGTGCTGGTGGTGCTGGCGCTCGGCTTCGGGGTCGCCCCCTACCTGATCAGCGTCTTCACCCTGGGGGAGCGGGCGCTGCCGCAGAGCCGGGCCAGCCTGGGGCTGAGCCTGCTGGCCAGTGCGGTCGGCCTGGGCTACGCGCTGGGGGCTGGTGCGGCTGGCCGGCTGGCCGACGCGCACGGCCACACCGCCGCCTTCACCGTCACCGTGGGCGCCATGGTGCTGGCCGTGGTGCTGGCCCTGGTGGTCCGGGCCCGGGACCGCTCGGGGCCCCAGGCCGCTGCCGGGTCAGCCGCGGAGCCGGCCCATCCACTCCTCGACGTCGTGTGA
- a CDS encoding aminopeptidase P family protein: MSEESQTQPGTTPTTQPRTESHDPAVPEAYAAFMRTGWGEREATVPRHPVTASAAARRARLAEAFPGERLVLPAGTFKVRSNDTDYRFRPDTAHTYYSGNQSTDAVLVLADGDAVLYARPRSSRETDEFFRDRQYGALWAGARPSLEEMSDSLGLEVRHVDELPGALAGTGKTRVHRGVSATVDALVPGDDTLDTDLARVVSEMRLVKDDWEVAELAEACDITTLGFEDSVREWDRVLEYGERWVEGTFFRRARAMGNDIGYDSIVGGGSHATTLHWIENSGPVRPGELILLDMGVEGRNLYTADVTRTLPVSGTFTDLQRDLYELVLAAQERGIAAVRPGAAFLAPHQAAMEVLAHGLSDLGLLPVSAEEALDPDSKVYARWTLHGTSHMLGMDVHDCGRAAPESYTKADLAEGMVLTVEPGLYFQDDDLLVPEELRGIGIRIEDDILVTGDGSRNLSAALPRASHDVEEWMGRLRG, translated from the coding sequence GTGAGCGAGGAGTCCCAGACCCAGCCAGGCACGACACCGACGACCCAGCCGCGGACGGAGTCCCACGACCCCGCGGTGCCGGAGGCGTACGCCGCCTTCATGCGCACCGGCTGGGGCGAGCGGGAGGCGACGGTCCCCCGGCACCCGGTGACCGCCAGCGCCGCTGCCCGGCGGGCGCGCCTGGCCGAGGCCTTCCCCGGCGAGCGCCTCGTGCTGCCCGCCGGCACCTTCAAGGTGCGCTCCAACGACACCGACTACCGCTTCCGCCCCGACACCGCGCACACCTACTATTCGGGCAACCAGAGCACCGATGCCGTGCTGGTGCTCGCGGACGGCGACGCGGTGCTCTACGCCAGGCCCCGCTCCTCGCGGGAGACCGACGAGTTCTTCCGGGACCGCCAGTACGGCGCGCTCTGGGCCGGAGCCCGTCCATCACTGGAGGAGATGTCGGACTCGCTGGGCCTGGAGGTCCGGCACGTCGACGAGCTGCCGGGCGCGCTCGCCGGGACCGGCAAGACCCGCGTGCACCGCGGCGTCTCGGCCACCGTGGACGCCCTGGTCCCCGGGGACGACACCTTGGACACCGACCTGGCCCGGGTGGTCTCTGAGATGCGCCTGGTCAAGGACGACTGGGAGGTCGCCGAGCTGGCCGAGGCCTGTGACATCACCACCTTGGGCTTCGAGGACTCGGTGCGCGAGTGGGACCGGGTGCTGGAGTACGGCGAGCGCTGGGTGGAGGGCACCTTCTTCCGCCGGGCCCGGGCGATGGGCAACGACATCGGCTACGACTCCATCGTCGGCGGCGGCTCGCACGCCACGACCCTGCACTGGATCGAGAACAGCGGGCCCGTCAGGCCCGGTGAGCTGATCCTGCTCGACATGGGGGTGGAGGGCCGCAACCTCTACACCGCCGACGTGACCAGGACCCTTCCGGTCTCCGGCACCTTCACCGACCTCCAGCGCGACCTCTACGAGCTCGTCCTGGCTGCCCAGGAGCGCGGCATCGCCGCGGTCCGCCCGGGCGCGGCCTTCCTGGCGCCGCACCAGGCGGCGATGGAGGTGCTCGCCCACGGGCTCTCCGACCTGGGGCTGCTCCCGGTCTCCGCCGAGGAGGCGCTGGACCCCGACTCCAAGGTCTACGCCCGGTGGACGCTGCACGGCACCTCGCACATGCTCGGGATGGACGTGCACGACTGCGGACGCGCCGCACCGGAGTCCTACACCAAGGCCGACCTCGCCGAGGGCATGGTCCTGACCGTGGAGCCGGGGCTCTACTTCCAGGACGACGACCTCCTGGTGCCCGAGGAGCTGCGCGGGATCGGCATCAGGATCGAGGACGACATCCTGGTGACCGGCGACGGCAGCCGCAACCTCAGCGCCGCGCTCCCCCGCGCCTCACACGACGTCGAGGAGTGGATGGGCCGGCTCCGCGGCTGA
- a CDS encoding dynamin family protein: protein MSESSSPETGIDSTQMLTALVQLRGALQGATLPLEVPGVAESRKARADMIAQLEDYVIPRLMTIEAPMLAVVGGSTGAGKSTLVNSLVGHRVTEPGVLRPTTRSPVLVHNPEDAQWFGQDRLLPELERVSSATNDPHALQLVPSETVPAGLAILDAPDIDSVEEANRTLAAQLLAAADLWLFVTSAARYADQVPWDFLREAAERSAAVAIVLDRTPDDAIETVSTHLARMLASRGLKDSPLFTVTEEHISETGLLPVAAVAAIRGWLESLAADAEARAGVVRQTLEGAIRTVARRTHEVADAETEQAEVLRRLREDVDKAYDAGVAGVTAASADGTLLRGEVLARWQEFVGTGELLRSLETRVGWLRDRVVNAIKGKPQQAERVTVAVESGLETLLLEHAEAAAERAEASWQSVASGQALLADAGEDLGRASRDFRRKTERAVRDWQADVLEMVRTEGADKRSTARFLAYGVNGLSVALMVVVFAHTGGALVGAEAGIAGGGALLGQKLLEAVFGDQAVRTLAERARQDLERRVDELFDAERRRYLDLLDSLKVTPGSAETLRTCARRVDDLRFALLGRNEADQSGS, encoded by the coding sequence ATGAGCGAGTCCTCGAGCCCCGAGACGGGCATCGACAGCACCCAGATGCTCACGGCACTGGTGCAGCTGCGCGGTGCCCTGCAGGGGGCCACGCTGCCGCTGGAGGTGCCCGGCGTCGCGGAGAGCCGCAAGGCGCGCGCCGACATGATCGCCCAGCTGGAGGACTACGTCATCCCGCGGCTGATGACCATCGAGGCCCCGATGCTCGCCGTGGTGGGTGGCTCCACCGGCGCCGGCAAGTCGACGCTGGTCAACTCGCTGGTCGGCCACCGGGTGACCGAGCCGGGGGTGCTGCGGCCCACCACCCGCTCCCCGGTGCTGGTGCACAATCCCGAGGACGCCCAGTGGTTCGGCCAGGACCGGCTGCTGCCCGAGCTGGAGCGGGTCAGCTCCGCCACCAACGACCCGCACGCCCTCCAGCTCGTCCCGTCGGAGACAGTCCCGGCCGGACTGGCGATCCTGGACGCCCCCGACATCGACTCGGTCGAGGAGGCCAACCGGACGCTGGCCGCCCAGCTGCTCGCGGCGGCCGACCTGTGGCTCTTCGTCACCTCCGCCGCGCGGTACGCCGACCAGGTGCCGTGGGACTTCCTGCGTGAGGCGGCCGAGCGCTCCGCCGCGGTGGCGATCGTGCTCGACCGCACGCCCGACGACGCGATCGAGACCGTCTCCACGCACCTGGCCCGGATGCTGGCCAGTCGTGGGCTCAAGGACTCTCCGTTGTTCACGGTCACCGAGGAGCACATCTCCGAGACCGGGCTGCTGCCTGTCGCCGCGGTGGCGGCGATCCGGGGCTGGCTGGAGTCGCTGGCCGCGGACGCCGAGGCGCGTGCCGGCGTGGTGCGCCAGACCCTGGAGGGCGCCATCCGCACGGTCGCCCGTCGTACCCACGAGGTGGCGGACGCGGAGACCGAGCAGGCCGAGGTGCTGCGCCGGCTCCGCGAGGACGTCGACAAGGCCTACGACGCCGGGGTGGCCGGGGTGACCGCGGCGTCGGCCGACGGCACGCTGCTGCGCGGCGAGGTGCTCGCGCGGTGGCAGGAGTTCGTCGGCACCGGCGAGCTGCTGCGCTCCTTGGAGACCCGCGTGGGGTGGCTGCGCGACCGGGTGGTCAACGCCATCAAGGGCAAGCCCCAGCAGGCCGAGCGGGTCACGGTCGCGGTCGAGTCGGGCCTGGAGACCCTGCTGCTCGAGCACGCCGAGGCGGCTGCCGAGCGGGCCGAGGCCTCCTGGCAGTCGGTGGCCTCCGGCCAGGCCCTGCTCGCGGACGCGGGGGAGGACCTGGGGCGGGCCTCGCGCGACTTCCGGCGCAAGACCGAGCGGGCGGTGCGGGACTGGCAGGCCGACGTGCTGGAGATGGTGCGCACCGAGGGTGCCGACAAGCGCTCCACGGCCCGCTTCCTGGCCTACGGCGTCAACGGTCTGTCGGTGGCCCTGATGGTCGTGGTCTTCGCCCACACCGGCGGAGCGCTGGTGGGCGCGGAGGCCGGCATCGCCGGCGGTGGCGCGCTGCTGGGACAGAAGCTGCTGGAAGCGGTCTTCGGCGACCAGGCCGTGCGGACGCTGGCCGAGCGGGCCCGTCAGGACCTGGAACGCCGGGTGGACGAGCTCTTCGACGCGGAGCGCCGGCGCTACCTCGACCTGCTGGACTCCCTCAAGGTGACGCCGGGCTCCGCGGAGACGCTGCGCACCTGCGCGCGTCGGGTCGACGACCTGCGCTTCGCGCTGCTGGGTCGCAACGAGGCGGACCAGAGCGGGTCGTGA